The genomic segment TGTTGGCAGCGGGGTGTTGGTGAAGGGGGTGTATCTGCACGCAGAGgtgctctgtgtgtgagtgTGGGTGTTGGTGAGGAGGGTGTATCTGCACCCGGGAACGGTGTGcggtgggggtggtggtgagCAGGGTGTATTTGCAGGCGGGGATGGAGTGTGTGCATGCCTGTGTTGGTGAAGAGGGTACATCTGCACCCAGGGATGGGCTTGTTTGTGTGTTGGCTGGAGGGTGTATTTTTCCACCGGGTGTTGTGTGTGTGGTTGCAGGTGTGCAAAGGGATGCGCTCGGGGGGGTGTTGCACCCACACGTGGTGCAGGGCTGCGTGCGTGCATCGGCAGGGGCACAGTTTTGCCCTGGGGTGTGCACAAGAGCGGTTGCACCCAGGGATGGTGAGTGTGCGAGCGTGCCAgcggctctgtgtgtgtgtgttggcgGGTGCTGAGCGTGTCTCTGCACCCCGCGACTGTGCGCGCGGTGACGGGCTGTGGGTGTGCATGGGCCTGGAGGCGGCAGTGCTGGGGGGGTGTGCACGTGCGTGTGCGCGCACGCTGGGTGTGAGCGGGAGCACGTGTGTGCACGCGGGTGTTGCTGGGCGCCCGCATTGTGCACGGGGCTCAGGTGTATGCGGATGGGttgtgggtgctgcaggggggTGTCCAGCACCGGGTGTCCACAGTGCTGCCGGGGACCCGCTGTGGGTCccactgctgcagtggggaaactgaggcaagggGCGTTGTGTTCCTGCCTGGCACGGGGGGGTGTGTCTGTGGTTGTGCGGGACCCACAGCTGCAGGAAGGGTGCTGTGGGTGTTAGGTGGGGGTGCGGGTGCTCATGAGGACTCGGGGTGTGCGGTGTAGGGGTGTTGCGTGTGGGTGTACCCAGGGCTGGCCTGGGGCGGGTGTGTGGCTGCACGTGGGTGAACAGCGGTGCTAGGGCTGGTGTACACTGTGTGTGGGGCTGTGTGGGTGCAAGGTGCGGGTGTACTGTGATGCAGGGGGTGCTGAGGCAAGCGTGCCACTGTGGGTGGGTGTGCGTGGAGGTTGCATGTGCTGTGCGTGGCGCTGCGGTTGTGCTCAGGGCTGTGCAGGAGTGGGAGTGCGGCTGTAGGGGGTGTGTGGTTGTGCGTGGGGGTGTGCTGGGATGGTTGTGCGCCTGTGCAGGGTTGTGCAGTGGTGCGACTGTCCCCAGCCTCGCTGTGCCCTCTCGCTGTGAGTGCACCCCCAGGACTACGGCAGGGTGTTCCCATGATGGCCGGCTGTTCCTGTGGTGGGAGGTTGCCTGTACCCAAGCGCCTGTCTCCCTGCACTGGGTGTTGGCTGCCTGGAGGTCCTCAGGGTGATGCAGACACCAGCCTCCCGCAGGCGCCCGCTGCTCCAGCATCACCCGGCACCTCCACCTCGGCTCACTCGGATGCGCAGTGGCCTCACGGGTCCACCGGCTGTTGGGTGCAAGGAGGAGGGTGACCCCAAGGAAGGAGCTCTACCCCCTGCCCAGGCTGATGGGAGGCTCCGAATTGGGGTGGGGGACAGTGACAGTGCCCAAGCAGTCAGGAGGTGGTTCAGCAACCAATGGTGACCCCCTTGGCTGTTGCACTGTGGTGGTGTGGCCATGGGGTGCCATAGCTGGGGCTCTGCGGGGCACCCACAgatgctgctgggtgctgggacactCCAGACAGGATCTCCAGTGACAGTGGGTGCATCGGCATGTCCCTGGGGTGTGTGAGGATGGGGGGGAAAAATGGGTGAGCATTGGGGGTTGGATGTGAGTGCTGTGGGGTGGGAAGGTGAGTGGTGGGGAGATGGGGATGAATGGGCAGGTGTGAGGGTGCTACGGGggcggatggatggatggatggatggatggatggatggatggatggatgggtgttGGGGGTATGGGTGGGTGCTATGGTGGTAGATGGGTGTTATGGTGACGGGTGTTGGGGGATGAATGGGTGAATCTCGGGGGAAGATGGGTGGATGGGTGATTGTGGGTGTCAGGGAGGGGTGAGTGGAtgaagggatggatggatgggtagGCGGGTGGGTGTCAGGGGGTGGACGGATGGGTgtcaggagcagggggagatgGCTGGGTGGTTGGTTGGGTGCCAGGAGCAGGATGGAGGCCTGTTGGGCAGTGGTGGGTGACTGTGTGGGTACAGGGGTGCTGTGGGGACAGCTGGAGAGGTGGGCACCGTCCCCCTGTACCCAGTAGGGGTCTGGGTGCCCACCTCATCTGCCTGTGCCGTGGGAGCTGGCGCTGGGGGCACTGAGCACGCTGGGTGGGAAcggggtgatgctgggggtACCAAACCCCTTTTTGCGGTGTCCCCAGGCCGGGGCTGTTCGTCCCGGCGCGGTGCAGGGCCCTGGGGAAGGTGAGCTGGTCCCTGAGGTCTGACATTTATAAACATCAGCCGCTCCCGGAGAATCAATACAGTTTAATAACCGGCGAGCGGAGACGGGAGACACATCAAAATGACACTCTGCGGCTCCCTAAATGTTATTCTAAATCATCCTCGCTGCCTTTATTGCATtaagcacacagcagcaggcCTGGAAATATATTCCATCGGAGGCCATGCACTGGGAAATGAGACTGGTGGGTCAGCGGATGGGggcagctcccccccccccccccccaaaactggGGTTCTGTCCTCCCGGCCGCAGCAGGGACGTGGGGACAGGGGGACGCTGGTTCTGCTGTCACAGCCTCCTGGCTTTGGGGTGAGCCCCGTTGCAGGGGATGGGGTGGATGCCTGAGGGGCGGGTGACACGAGGGCAGCCGGGTGGCCCCGTGTCCCTCGGTGGCTCCTGGGGACTCGGTCCCCTCCCTGGACCATCCCTGCCTCTGCGCTGACATTTCTCCCTGCGTTTCCCTGGAGACGAGACGGTTGCTGTGGaaacctccctcctcctcttccttatccatcctcttcctcaccctGGGATGGGAGGGGGGCCCTGGTGCTGCCCTCACCAGCCCCTACATTTGTTGCCCCCTCCGTGGGTGCATAGGGGGACCCCGGGGTGGGGGTACCCACCCGCGTGCGTGCCTGAGCCGGGTACGTGTGCGCACACACCCGCCCCGTCATGCGTGACATCCTGCCGTTGCCGTGACGACCCCATCGAGCACATGGCTCTGGCTCTGCAGCATCGCGGGGGAAGCACGCTTGTTGCCATAGAAACGGCCGTAATTGTAGCGTTTTTCAGctaaaagaaggggaaaaaaaggagggggagagaggaggagaaatggcTCGGCGGGGCAGCGGGCCAGGGGTGTGCCTGGCGTGTCCTGCCGCACACGCGTGTCACACGCGCGGGTCCGCACGGCGGTGACGCACGGTGGGAGGCCggccctgggtgggatgaggcCCGGGCCCGCGCTGGTGGCGGTGCTGCCAGGCTGgccgggtgctgctgctgcctctgcagtcCTTTGCAGTCGAGGAAAGCGGGCAGGCGGCCAAGGCTGGCACCAGCGGCCCGCGGGCGCCTGCGGCACCGGGTGCCCATCCTCGGGTGCCCATCCCCAGGGCCGCAGCATCGCCCTGTGCCCCTGGCACCCCCGGTGCCCTGCGCCCGCGAGCCCTGGCTCTGTTCTTGCAGGTCCCTTCCTTGCTCCCTGTGCCAGGCTGGGGCCAAATCCTGCTGTTCCCCATGGaaagggctggggaggggggcacGGCACCACCACTGACCGCCCGCTCCCGCTTGTGTGTTGCAGATGAACCGCCCCATCCAGGTGAAGCCGGCCGACAGCGAGGGCCGAGGAGGTAGGTCCTCCCTTCCCCGGCTGCCCAGCGTAGACAGGGGGTCAGGGCCACCAGGGGCGTGACAGGGAGTACGATGGCAGCATGGAGGCTGCCGTGGGGAGGTTTCTTTGCAGAGAAACCCCCAAaggagctgcctgtgctggtggCATCCGAATGAATGAGATCTCggctctccctgcctgcccagctGGAGAGAACATCCTGACGTCATGCCAGGGACATCCTGACGTCATGCCAGGGACATCCTGATGTCATACCATGAGTATCCCGACACCTGACAGCCCCTTCGCCTATCAAACAGCCCAGTTACCCGCCTGCAGCTGACTGTGGGgaccctgcagagctggggtgCAGGAAGGAGTCGGACACACATGGCCTGAGCCCCTCTCAAACGGAAGCTGCCACCTCCCTCCCCCCGGTTCTCCATGGGGCTGGGCTGCTTCCAGGCTGAGTCAATCACCTGGGCAAACCTGCAGGAATTGGATCCAGCCCCCCGGCGTTACTGGTGCCAAGGGCTGCGGGCATCGGGGTGCTTGCGTGGGGCCGCCGGCCGTGGTGGGGGACAGCCGGGATAGATGTCCCCCCGTTAAAACCACGCTATTGAGCGCACCACGAGCTGGTCCCAGCACATCCCAGAGGGACCTGGCGGGTAAATTGCCCACTTACCGAGTGTAATTGGTGAAGGAGTAAAGATGGATGGGGCCGTCTGGGCGCCCGGCTCCGGCCCCCTCGCCTGGGCAGCAGCGCTCCCCCCGGGGCCCTGGTTTGTGTTTAAGCGGGCAGCACGGGAGCCCTGTTCCCTGAGCCGGTGCCGTAGCGGGCGGAGCAGTAACTGCCTGCGGCCGGTATTTATTTCCCTGCTGGccgggctgctggcggggcgcCTGATTCTCTTTGTCAAAGGCCATAAGCGTGCGGCCGCAGCCGCCGATAACCGCGAAGCTCTCGTCACTCGCTCTGCCTGCCCCGGGGCCGGGTTATCTGTGCGCGCTGGGCACAGCCCGCGCCCGCGGGCTCTCCTGCCGGGCGATCGCAGCGGGGCGATCGCTGCTGGCTTCGCCGCTCTCTTTGTTTCCCGGCCACGGCCGTGCTGTGCCCCAGCGCCGGGCCCTCGGGTGCCTCCTTCCCGGCGCCAGCCCTCGGCTGCCGGGGAGGTTTTCCCCGCCGGAGCCGGGTGCGCGATGGAGGTGCCAAACCCCGCGCCCTGGCTGCTGCATCGGCGGCGCCGGCGTTACCCGGCGCTGCCTGCGTCCCAACGGGCTGGGTTTGGCTTTTAGAAGACAGGAAGCTCTTTGTGGGCatgctggggaagcagcagagcGAGGACGACGTCCGGCGCCTCTTCGAGCCCTTCGGCCAGATTGAGGAGTGCACCATCCTGCGGGGGCCCGACGGGGCCAGCAAAGGTGGGCAGTGGGGTGAGCACGGTGCGGGGAGCACAGAGTGGGGAGCACAGAGGGGGGAGCACAGGGGTGAGCACAGTGGGGTGAGCACGGTGCGGGGAGCACAGAGGGGGGAGCACAGAGCGGGGAGCACAGAGGGGGGAGCACAGAGCGGGGAGCACAGTGGGGTGAGCACAGTGCGGGGAGCACAGAGCGGGGAGCACAGAGGGGGGAGCGCAGTGGGGTGAGCACAGAGGGGATGAGCAGGCAGCCccggctcctgcagcacccgaGTCCAACCTCTGCCAtgtcctctctctgcctttAGGTTGTGCCTTTGTGAAGTACGGCAGCCACGCCGAGGCACAGGCTGCCATCAACAGCCTGCACGGCAGCCAAACCATGCCGGTAAGTGCGGGCTCTCACCCTGCCCTGTTCGACCCCGTGCTGCCTGCATAATCCAATCACTAGCTCATTTGAGCCTCTGTCTAATTGGATCAAAATCCTACAGGCCAGCAGTTTGTTGGCCAGATCACCCCGAGGTTCATCCTTGCCCGGGCACTGGGGATGGTGCTCAGGGCTAATTCCCTCCCCGCTGCAGGAAGGGGCTGTTTAATTAACGCCACAGGTCAAAACTGTGaatgaggaggggaaaagggaacGGAGGTCAGGGAGCCGCCGGCAGGAGCTCCGGCTATAATTAAACCTCGCATCGATCGCTGGTCGCTGCTGCCAAGGCGGCAGCATCCCGagggctgaggatgctgcagccGCTGCGAGCCGGCGGGTCCCTCCTGGAGCGGGGGCACATCCCAGGGGCATCGCCGGGGTCCTGCCGTCAGCCCCATCTTGCCCCCATCCCAGGGAGCCTCCTCCAGCCTCGTGGTGAAGTTTGCGGACACGGACAAGGAGAGGACCCTGCGACGGATGCATCAGATGGCCGggcagctgggcatcttcaaccCCATGACCATCCAGTTCGGTGCCTACGGGGCCTACACGCAAGCGGTAGGAGCTGGGGCTGGCCGGGACCTGGGGGTTTTGGGGAGTCCCGTGGCTGGTGGTGTGGGTTGTGCCTGCGGAAGCCTGCATGGGATTGTATCGGTGCCAGTGAATGCAGATGCCCATCAGGGTTGGTGCTTCCCTATTTGTGGGCACCACAGAGGGTTTCACCCCCTCGGGTGAGGATGGAGGGGGCAGGGGTCCCATGTATCACCTTTTCCAGCGTCGCCTGTCCCCGGGTCCAGCGGCGGGCGGCATCCATCCCTCATGTCCGGGTGCACAGATGGAGATGCTGATTtatcctccctgctcccccttctctctgcctctctctttcccctttccccccctttcttcccttaagatcatgcagcagcaggcagccctCATGGCGGCTGCGCAGGGCACCTGCCTCAACCCCATGGCTGCCATCGCGGCCGCCCAGATGCAGCAGATGGCCGCCTTCAACGTCAGCGGGCTGGTGGCCGCTCCCCTCACCCCCTCTTCAGGTAGAACCCCCCCATGTGCCCCCCATCCCGCCCAGCGCCCCTGTGGGGTGTCCCTGACCGCTCCGTGCCGCAGGTACGAGCACTCCCCCCGGCATCAGCACGGCGCCGGTGCCCAGCATCGCCACGCCGATCGGCGTCAACGGCTTCAGCCCGCTGCCGCCGCAGACCAACGGGCAGCCCGCCTCGGAGACCATCTACACCAACGGCATCCACCCCTACCCAGGTAGGGTACCCAGGTACCCCCCCACAGCCACCCCTACCCAGGTAGGGTACCCAGGTACCCCCCCACAGCCACCCCTACCCAGGTAGGGTACCCAGGTACCCCCCCGCAGCCACCCCTACCCAGGTAGGGTACCCAGGTACCCCCCCGCAGCCACCCCTACCCAGGTAGGGTACCCAGGTACCCCCTCCAGCCACCCCTACCCAGGTAGGGTACCCAGGTACCCCCTCGCAGCCGCTCGGCTCCCGCTGCGCTGCGCACCCCAGGCAGGCGCTGGGGGACCCCAGCTCTGCGCCCGTGCCCCCCGGAACCCTCCCTCGGCATCGCTGCCTCTCCTCTCGGCTCCTATGGAGcggcaggagcagctctgcccccccGCGGCCGTGCTCGGCCCGGAGCCTTCTCCTATGGGATGCGTTCGTCTGTGGGCTCCTCCGGCTgattctctcttccttctccttttctcttcccagctCAAAGCCCCACGGTGGCAGATCCCCTCCAGCAAGCCTACGCAGGCATGCAGCACTATGCAGGTCtcaagctttgctttgctttcttccctctctcccctcaTCTGCTCCTCACCCTTATTTCGGGGGGGCAGACGTCACCTTGGGGTTGACCCCCAGCATTGGTGCAGTGTGCTTGGGCACAGATTAATGCAGGGAGCACCGGGTGCCGTACCCCGGCGGGAGCTGTGGGGCAGCGagggggtgctgctggcacagaaTTCCATCCCCTCATTCCCACAACACGGATGTGCTCCCAGCACGGCCCCCCGTGCGGGTTCTGGGGGAGGAAAGTGAGGTTTGCTGCCCATGGGGGAGAGCTGGCGGCGGTACCCGGAGAGGGGGCAAGGTTTGGGCGGTGATGGAGAGCTGGCTCCATGCCGGATCCTGCTGCTGGCGGCAGCCATGGAGGCACCAAGATATCGGAGATGTTCATCGTGTGGCCGAACCTGCTGGCCAGGGCGATGGGCTGCGGGAAGAAGGGAGTCAAAGCATCCTGTGGAAGTGCGTCGGGCCCGGCAGCCGTTTCTTTAGGAGCGCTACCGGCAACATTGagattttccacagaaaatcaaGTTTGGAGCCCGaattgttgggtttttccaACCAAAAGTGCCGGCTTTCCTCGGCCTTGAGGCCATGTTACTGCTGCCGCCACTGTCCCCCCCCGGAGAGCCATTCCCGCGTCCCTGCCGTGCCGGGGGGCCGGGGCCGTGCTGGGCTGGCAAGGGCAGAGCCTCGCCCCCGGGGCAGCAGGGGCAGCTCCATCGCGGGCGGCCGCGGGGACACCGCTGTTGCCGGCCCGGCGCAGCGCTGGGCGGGCGCCGGGGCCTCAGCTCCGCGTTTCTCTTGCAGCAGCGTACCCCACCGCTTACGCGCCCATCAGCCAGGCCTTCCCCCAGCAGGCGCCCATCATCCCgcagcagcagcgagaaggTGAGGAGCTGTGGGGGCACCCGCGGTGGGGCCGGTTGGTGGCTCCTGCCCCCCGCCGGTGCCCCGCGCCTGACGTGTGCCTGTGCCTTGTGTGTCACCAGGTCCCGAGGGCTGTAACCTGTTCATTTATCACCTGCCCCAGGAGTTCGGGGACGCCGAGCTCACGCAGATGTTTTTGCCTTTCGGCAACGTCATCTCTGCCAAAGTCTTTGTAGACCGTGCCACCAACCAGAGTAAATGCTTTGGTAAGCCCCGGTGCGCGGCTCTCCTTGATGTCCCCAGCTCCGGGGTCTGGGTCAGCATCCCAGATCGGAGGTCCAGCTCTCTCCAACATCCCAGCTCCCCCTGGGCTCCAGCTTGGAGGTCCCGCTCTCCCTCACGTCCCAGCTCAGGGGTCTGGCTGTCTCCAATGTCTCCTCGCTGGAGTCCAGCTCTCCGCAGCATCCCCATCTCAGGGGTCGCCCTCTCCCCATGGATCCACCTCTCCATGAATTCCAGCTCTGGGGTCTGtctgtccccagcatcccagctcGGGCGGCACTGGCAGCCCACGGTGGCTGGGGCAGTGTGTCCGTCTTGGGGCCGCCGGGCATTTTCATGTCCCACACTGTGCCAGGACAGGACTGGCCCCCCCGCTGCCCCCTCTCCTGCTGTGCCCCGTGTCCCCAGCCCAGTGCCCCCTCCTGCCGGGGAGGGTTGGTCACCGCGTGCTCTGCTCATGTGGCCAAGCGTCACCGCTGCCACCAGCCTGCTCTGGCCTGCAGACCTGCCACGCTGGTGTCCTGTGCACCGTGTCAGTCCAGTGTCCTTGGAGGCCCCATCGCCTGGGTGTGCTGCGAGCCCACACATCCCGTCCTGGTGTCCCCATGGACCTGCTCACCTCGGTGTGCCGGTAGCCCCCGACACCGATAGACCCTCTCGTACCAGTGACCCCGCAGGCCCCATCACCTTGGTATCCCCAAGGGCCACTGCAGTGTTCTGTGTCCCTTCTGCTGGTGTCCCCACAGAGTCTGTCAGCTCCACGCCCTGGCAGACCTTGGTGTCCCCAGAGATGCCATCAGCCCGGTTCCCTGCCGTGTGGGGCTGCGCTGCTACCCCGCGGTCCCCTCTCGCAGCACCacccaggctggggctgcctgcCGGGTTTCATCACCTCGGTTAAGTGTGGGTGTTTTTGGTGACAAACCTGTCCTTTGCCCCCAGGTTTCGTCAGTTTTGACAATCCGACGAGCGCTCAGGCAGCCATTCAGGCCATGAACGGCTTCCAGATCGGCATGAAGAGGCTAAAAGTCCAGCTAAAGCGGCCGAAAGATGCCAACAGACCCTACTGACCCCTGCTCAGCCTGGCCCTGCGGAGAGGTGAGGGGGATTGGGGGCCTGCTGTGCCCCAGGGGACCCGGCCGTGGGGCTCCACTCGTCCTGTGTTCCCTCCCAGGGTGTCCTTGGGGTCTCTGCGCCCAGGACCATGCGCATGCGTTTGAGTGGGGTttgtgtccccatccctgtccccatccctgtccccatccctgtccccgtccctatccccatccctgtccccatccctcctctccATGCGGGGGCACCGGCTGAGGCTCTGTCGCTATTTTGCAGGTTGGGTGTCCCGGGGTGTCTGACGACTTTCCCCTTCCCCAAGTGCAGTATCCAAACCCGTAACTCTCTTTCTTTGCAACACACCCCGGAggaggcggaggaggaggagatggaggagCAGCGAAGAAGAGAGCCATTCTGGTCgtagcttttctttccttttttgattACTTTTACCCCAAACTGGTCTTGTTTGTTACTGAACGGGAACACGAGCGAGGAGGACGAGGAAGGAGGAGAGCGACGCGGCTCCGGGGCTGAGGTTCGCCGCCGGCCGCGTGCCGGGACTCAACGCCTCCGTCGCCGGGAGGCGGGCGGAGGGCAGCCGGGATCCGCTTTGTGGCTGGTGGTTTT from the Lathamus discolor isolate bLatDis1 chromosome 8, bLatDis1.hap1, whole genome shotgun sequence genome contains:
- the CELF6 gene encoding CUGBP Elav-like family member 6 isoform X1 — translated: MAAAGSGVAAAAEAGAAFSTANSGRVNGLSRPPGAIAMKDHDAIKLFVGQIPRNLEESDLKPLFEEFGRIYELTVLKDRFTGMHKGCAFLTYCARDSALKAQSALHEQKTLPGMNRPIQVKPADSEGRGEDRKLFVGMLGKQQSEDDVRRLFEPFGQIEECTILRGPDGASKGCAFVKYGSHAEAQAAINSLHGSQTMPGASSSLVVKFADTDKERTLRRMHQMAGQLGIFNPMTIQFGAYGAYTQAIMQQQAALMAAAQGTCLNPMAAIAAAQMQQMAAFNVSGLVAAPLTPSSGTSTPPGISTAPVPSIATPIGVNGFSPLPPQTNGQPASETIYTNGIHPYPAQSPTVADPLQQAYAGMQHYAAAYPTAYAPISQAFPQQAPIIPQQQREGPEGCNLFIYHLPQEFGDAELTQMFLPFGNVISAKVFVDRATNQSKCFGFVSFDNPTSAQAAIQAMNGFQIGMKRLKVQLKRPKDANRPY
- the CELF6 gene encoding CUGBP Elav-like family member 6 isoform X2, with amino-acid sequence MKDHDAIKLFVGQIPRNLEESDLKPLFEEFGRIYELTVLKDRFTGMHKGCAFLTYCARDSALKAQSALHEQKTLPGMNRPIQVKPADSEGRGEDRKLFVGMLGKQQSEDDVRRLFEPFGQIEECTILRGPDGASKGCAFVKYGSHAEAQAAINSLHGSQTMPGASSSLVVKFADTDKERTLRRMHQMAGQLGIFNPMTIQFGAYGAYTQAIMQQQAALMAAAQGTCLNPMAAIAAAQMQQMAAFNVSGLVAAPLTPSSGTSTPPGISTAPVPSIATPIGVNGFSPLPPQTNGQPASETIYTNGIHPYPAAYPTAYAPISQAFPQQAPIIPQQQREGPEGCNLFIYHLPQEFGDAELTQMFLPFGNVISAKVFVDRATNQSKCFGFVSFDNPTSAQAAIQAMNGFQIGMKRLKVQLKRPKDANRPY
- the CELF6 gene encoding CUGBP Elav-like family member 6 isoform X3, whose protein sequence is MQLPQVPAPGPRPPVLWVPAGSKILCIEMNRPIQVKPADSEGRGEDRKLFVGMLGKQQSEDDVRRLFEPFGQIEECTILRGPDGASKGCAFVKYGSHAEAQAAINSLHGSQTMPGASSSLVVKFADTDKERTLRRMHQMAGQLGIFNPMTIQFGAYGAYTQAIMQQQAALMAAAQGTCLNPMAAIAAAQMQQMAAFNVSGLVAAPLTPSSGTSTPPGISTAPVPSIATPIGVNGFSPLPPQTNGQPASETIYTNGIHPYPAQSPTVADPLQQAYAGMQHYAAAYPTAYAPISQAFPQQAPIIPQQQREGPEGCNLFIYHLPQEFGDAELTQMFLPFGNVISAKVFVDRATNQSKCFGFVSFDNPTSAQAAIQAMNGFQIGMKRLKVQLKRPKDANRPY